A part of Eubacterium sp. AB3007 genomic DNA contains:
- the atpG gene encoding ATP synthase F1 subunit gamma: MAEQMQDIKRRIKSIGSTERITNAMKLVSAAKLRHAKSVYEHSRSYLGRIIASIDEAFDDDTEVPGYLLKGNREIKTTCVIMLTSSTGLCGSFNGNVIRATEDVVAELGHEVKMVNIGTKGKDYFARRGREIILSHDDPADTVSYESTKEIMVPLLEKYKAGEIDEVLMVHTVYVNTLKQEVHVDRLLPIDPDEHDHSDQHLSYLEYEPSSQEVFEYLIGKYLEMTLFSATIESATCEHAARRQAMENANDNASDMLNVLQTRYNRARQSQITDEIIEIVSGSEAQS, from the coding sequence ATGGCTGAGCAGATGCAAGACATCAAGCGCAGGATCAAGAGCATCGGAAGCACTGAGCGTATCACCAATGCCATGAAGCTCGTTTCCGCAGCGAAACTGCGCCATGCCAAATCTGTCTATGAGCATAGCAGAAGCTACCTGGGCAGAATCATCGCATCCATTGACGAAGCTTTCGATGACGACACAGAGGTTCCGGGATACCTCCTGAAGGGGAACCGGGAGATCAAGACTACCTGTGTCATCATGCTCACCTCCAGCACAGGGCTTTGTGGCAGCTTCAACGGAAACGTGATCCGGGCGACGGAGGACGTGGTGGCGGAGCTGGGGCATGAGGTGAAGATGGTCAACATCGGCACCAAGGGCAAGGATTATTTTGCCCGCCGTGGCAGAGAGATCATCCTCTCTCACGACGATCCGGCAGACACCGTTTCCTATGAGTCCACCAAGGAAATCATGGTCCCGCTTTTGGAGAAATACAAGGCAGGAGAGATCGACGAGGTCCTCATGGTGCACACGGTCTATGTCAATACGCTGAAGCAGGAGGTCCACGTGGACAGACTGCTGCCCATCGATCCGGATGAGCACGACCACAGCGATCAGCATCTCAGTTATCTGGAGTACGAGCCCTCCTCCCAGGAGGTGTTCGAGTACCTGATAGGGAAGTATCTGGAGATGACGCTGTTCAGTGCCACGATCGAGTCGGCCACCTGCGAGCACGCAGCGAGACGGCAGGCCATGGAGAATGCGAATGACAATGCGAGCGACATGCTCAACGTTCTGCAGACCAGGTATAACAGAGCGAGACAGTCTCAGATCACAGATGAGATCATAGAGATCGTCTCCGGCTCTGAGGCGCAGAGTTAA
- the atpF gene encoding F0F1 ATP synthase subunit B, with amino-acid sequence MMLNHEAIMEFNLVDIGLSIITFLVLFLILKHFLFEKVHDFMEARTKEVEDSLNNAAETNRLADAKLMDYEERIANVESESRDIIKKARDEAKVQADTIVEEANEKARLTFEQSQAQIEREKFTARKELRQEVGALAAMAAGKILEKEVDAAEHQEIVDKIIEEAEKDPWN; translated from the coding sequence ATGATGCTAAATCACGAAGCAATAATGGAATTTAATCTGGTAGACATTGGACTATCCATCATTACATTCCTGGTTTTATTCTTGATCCTCAAGCACTTCCTGTTCGAGAAGGTCCATGATTTCATGGAAGCCAGGACCAAGGAAGTGGAGGATTCTCTTAACAATGCTGCTGAGACGAATCGTCTCGCGGACGCCAAACTGATGGATTACGAGGAGCGGATCGCCAACGTTGAGAGCGAGAGCCGCGACATCATCAAGAAGGCGAGAGACGAGGCGAAGGTACAGGCAGATACCATCGTTGAGGAAGCGAACGAGAAGGCACGTCTGACATTCGAACAATCGCAGGCACAGATCGAGCGCGAGAAGTTCACCGCCAGAAAAGAACTCAGACAAGAGGTCGGCGCACTGGCCGCGATGGCTGCCGGAAAGATCCTGGAGAAGGAAGTTGATGCGGCAGAACATCAGGAGATCGTCGACAAGATCATCGAGGAGGCTGAGAAAGATCCATGGAATTAG
- the ade gene encoding adenine deaminase, with product MKREELTSLINAASGRAEADLVIRGARIINVFSGRIHLGDIAMKDGLIAGVGEPGEYEGKEEVDADGLYAAPGFIDSHIHIESSYVSPEEFGRMLVPHGATTVLADPHEIVNVCGQRGLEYMIDAAKGTKLSIRFMMPSCVPATPFEHAGAVLEAEDMEAPLQREELLGLGEFMDFPGIVNSIPRALAKVALAHRVGKPIDGHASGLAGKALNAYAAAGIVADHEADSLEEVKDRLERGLYVMLREGSACHDLRRNIQAVTPANSRRFLLCSDDRQPETMLTLGHLDNHLKLCVEEGVDPVTAIQMATLNAAECFGMKDRGAIAPGRRADIVLLEDLEDFRVSKVWIRGELCAEGGVYLPPVTKHSIQSVQGSVNIGDFCRARLAMNLKSNRVNTIRILPGGVVTARGTAEVKVDKTGDFVWDPAKDVVKISVIERHHGTGHVANAFLEGYGIKHGAVAVSVAHDSHNIIAVGVDNREIEAAVKAIQVQEGGIALVKDGQVIECMPMPIAGLMSDQSGEWVRDRLEAIQDKAYNELGISRDVEPIMTLTFMSLPVIPEVKLTDMGLFDVEAFRFLPLEAE from the coding sequence ATGAAGAGAGAAGAATTGACCAGCCTGATCAACGCGGCTTCAGGCCGAGCAGAGGCGGATCTGGTCATCCGAGGGGCTCGCATCATCAACGTTTTCAGTGGCCGGATCCATCTGGGCGATATCGCCATGAAAGACGGCCTGATCGCTGGCGTAGGGGAACCGGGCGAATATGAGGGGAAAGAAGAGGTGGATGCCGACGGACTATATGCCGCGCCGGGGTTCATCGACAGCCACATCCACATTGAATCTTCCTACGTCAGTCCGGAGGAGTTCGGCCGGATGCTGGTGCCCCACGGCGCCACCACCGTTCTCGCCGATCCCCACGAGATCGTCAATGTCTGCGGCCAGCGAGGTCTGGAGTACATGATCGACGCTGCCAAGGGCACAAAACTCAGCATCCGGTTCATGATGCCATCCTGTGTCCCGGCCACACCCTTCGAGCACGCGGGTGCTGTGCTTGAGGCGGAGGATATGGAAGCGCCCCTCCAAAGAGAAGAACTCCTGGGGTTGGGTGAGTTCATGGACTTCCCTGGCATCGTCAACTCCATCCCCAGAGCGCTTGCCAAGGTGGCTCTGGCACATCGTGTCGGCAAGCCCATCGACGGCCATGCCAGCGGCCTGGCAGGAAAGGCGCTGAACGCCTACGCGGCGGCCGGGATCGTAGCGGACCACGAGGCAGATTCTTTGGAAGAAGTGAAGGACCGTCTGGAGCGAGGTCTCTATGTCATGCTCCGGGAAGGATCTGCCTGCCACGATCTGCGACGGAACATCCAGGCCGTGACCCCGGCGAACAGCCGCCGGTTCCTCCTCTGTTCCGATGATCGGCAGCCGGAGACCATGCTGACTCTGGGACACCTGGATAACCACCTGAAACTCTGTGTAGAGGAAGGTGTGGATCCGGTGACCGCCATCCAGATGGCCACCCTGAATGCGGCGGAGTGTTTCGGCATGAAAGACCGTGGTGCCATCGCGCCCGGCCGGCGGGCAGACATCGTCCTGCTGGAGGATCTGGAGGATTTCCGTGTGAGCAAGGTGTGGATCCGGGGAGAACTGTGCGCGGAGGGGGGTGTCTATCTTCCTCCGGTCACAAAGCATTCCATCCAGTCGGTGCAGGGCTCTGTGAACATCGGGGATTTTTGCCGCGCAAGACTTGCGATGAACCTGAAGTCCAATCGGGTGAACACCATTCGGATTCTGCCCGGCGGGGTGGTCACCGCCAGAGGCACGGCGGAGGTGAAGGTGGACAAGACAGGGGATTTTGTGTGGGATCCGGCAAAGGATGTGGTGAAAATCTCCGTGATCGAGCGGCATCACGGCACCGGTCACGTAGCCAACGCATTCCTGGAGGGGTATGGGATCAAGCACGGCGCAGTGGCGGTATCCGTTGCCCATGACTCCCACAACATCATCGCCGTAGGTGTCGACAACCGGGAGATCGAGGCGGCAGTCAAAGCTATCCAGGTGCAGGAGGGAGGCATCGCTCTGGTGAAAGACGGTCAGGTGATCGAGTGCATGCCCATGCCCATCGCCGGCCTAATGAGCGACCAGTCCGGGGAGTGGGTCAGAGATCGCCTGGAGGCGATCCAGGACAAGGCTTACAATGAGCTTGGCATCAGCCGGGATGTGGAACCGATCATGACACTGACCTTCATGTCCCTACCGGTGATCCCCGAGGTGAAGCTGACGGACATGGGCCTGTTCGATGTGGAGGCATTTCGGTTCCTTCCGCTGGAGGCGGAGTGA
- a CDS encoding F0F1 ATP synthase subunit A: MIDVNELGPKIIIYFGDKLQFHISEVVIMEVILAVIVAIVGIWMGSNLQKIPKGKQVLAEALVGFIYSFAEDNVGKRYARTFAPYLGSLIVWLVFANSTGLYGLRPITADINVTAGLAALSFLLIEGAAIKQKGIIGKIQKMGDPYYPIAAIHLISECVLPMTLCLRLFGNIFGGMVVIDLWMHLMEYLSYMICDFPFLRCLTVMPLNCFFDIFEPLVQAYIFTILTAANLGEGLESVSPETAEKRRLKKARKLAKKQGAAA, translated from the coding sequence ATGATTGATGTCAACGAGCTTGGGCCAAAAATAATAATATATTTCGGCGACAAGCTCCAGTTCCACATCTCTGAAGTGGTGATCATGGAAGTCATTCTGGCGGTCATCGTTGCCATCGTGGGGATATGGATGGGCAGTAACCTGCAGAAGATCCCGAAGGGAAAGCAGGTGCTGGCAGAGGCCCTGGTGGGCTTCATCTACTCCTTCGCGGAGGACAACGTTGGCAAGCGGTACGCGCGCACGTTCGCACCCTATCTGGGGTCACTGATCGTGTGGCTGGTGTTCGCCAACAGCACAGGTCTCTACGGTCTGCGGCCAATCACCGCAGATATCAACGTGACTGCAGGGCTGGCAGCGCTGTCATTCCTGCTGATCGAGGGAGCAGCTATCAAGCAGAAGGGAATTATAGGCAAGATCCAGAAGATGGGAGACCCGTATTATCCTATCGCAGCGATCCATCTGATCAGTGAGTGTGTTCTGCCGATGACACTTTGTCTCCGACTCTTCGGAAACATCTTTGGTGGAATGGTCGTCATCGATCTGTGGATGCACCTGATGGAGTACCTCAGTTACATGATTTGCGATTTCCCGTTCCTGCGGTGTCTGACAGTCATGCCGCTGAACTGCTTCTTCGATATCTTCGAACCGCTGGTACAGGCGTATATCTTTACCATCCTGACGGCGGCCAACCTGGGCGAAGGACTGGAGAGCGTGTCTCCGGAAACGGCAGAGAAGCGCAGACTGAAGAAAGCAAGGAAACTTGCAAAGAAACAGGGGGCGGCCGCCTGA
- the atpA gene encoding F0F1 ATP synthase subunit alpha: MNLKPDEISGLIKEQIKNYTNEISISDYGTVMQVGDGIARVYGLDHCMSGELLEFPHDVFGMALNLEEDNVGAVILGSDREIGEGDIVKPTGTVVQVPVGEGLIGRVVDSLGKPIDGKGPIHTEETRPIEYPAPGVLRRQPVKEPLQTGIKAIDSMIPIGKGQRELIIGDRQTGKTAIAIDTILNQKGKDVICIYVAIGQKQSTVAQLVATLEQKKAMDYTIVVSATASSVAPMQYIAPYAGCAMGEHFMYQGKHVLIIYDDLSKHAVAYRAMSLLLRRPPGREAFPGDVFYLHSRLLERAAKLSDELGGGSLTALPIIETQANDISAYIPTNVISITDGQIFLETELFFAGQRPAINAGISVSRVGGNAQIKAMKRVAGKIKLMLAQYRELQSFSQFGSDIDADTKRRLDHGAILMEILKQGQYGPLDVADQVMIIYAASNDMLDDLDVSVIKDFEEQFFKYMDDRYPEIKREIHETGNFSEETEALMRKGIEEFKEKGFING, translated from the coding sequence ATGAATTTAAAACCGGATGAAATAAGCGGTTTGATAAAAGAACAGATCAAGAATTATACCAATGAAATCAGTATTTCAGATTACGGGACCGTCATGCAGGTAGGGGATGGCATCGCCAGAGTCTACGGACTGGACCACTGCATGTCGGGAGAACTTCTGGAATTCCCACACGATGTCTTCGGCATGGCACTGAATCTAGAAGAAGATAACGTCGGTGCCGTCATCCTGGGTTCTGACCGCGAGATCGGAGAAGGAGACATCGTCAAGCCTACAGGCACCGTTGTTCAGGTCCCTGTAGGTGAGGGGTTGATCGGAAGAGTCGTGGACTCACTGGGCAAACCCATTGATGGCAAGGGCCCCATTCATACGGAGGAGACCAGACCCATCGAGTATCCTGCGCCGGGCGTGCTGAGAAGGCAGCCGGTCAAGGAGCCTCTGCAGACAGGTATCAAGGCCATCGACTCCATGATCCCTATCGGAAAGGGTCAGCGTGAGCTGATCATCGGCGACAGACAGACTGGTAAGACGGCTATTGCCATCGATACCATCCTGAACCAGAAGGGGAAGGACGTCATCTGTATCTACGTCGCTATCGGACAGAAACAGTCCACCGTTGCGCAGCTGGTTGCGACACTGGAGCAGAAGAAGGCTATGGATTACACCATCGTCGTCTCCGCTACCGCAAGCTCCGTGGCGCCGATGCAGTACATCGCGCCATATGCCGGATGCGCCATGGGTGAGCACTTCATGTATCAGGGCAAGCACGTACTGATCATCTACGATGATCTTTCCAAGCACGCTGTGGCTTACCGCGCCATGTCCCTGCTGCTCAGAAGACCGCCAGGACGTGAGGCGTTCCCGGGAGATGTATTCTATCTCCATTCGAGATTACTGGAGAGAGCGGCCAAGCTCTCCGATGAGCTGGGAGGAGGGTCTCTGACCGCACTGCCCATCATTGAGACACAGGCCAACGACATCTCCGCCTACATCCCGACCAACGTCATTTCCATCACGGACGGACAGATCTTCCTGGAGACCGAGCTGTTCTTCGCGGGGCAGCGGCCGGCCATCAACGCCGGTATCTCCGTATCCCGAGTCGGTGGTAACGCACAGATCAAGGCCATGAAGAGAGTTGCCGGTAAGATCAAGCTGATGCTGGCGCAGTACAGAGAGCTGCAGAGCTTCTCCCAGTTCGGTTCCGACATCGATGCCGACACCAAGAGAAGACTGGACCACGGCGCGATCCTCATGGAGATCCTGAAGCAGGGACAGTATGGACCGCTGGATGTAGCTGATCAGGTCATGATCATCTACGCTGCCTCCAACGACATGCTGGATGACCTGGATGTATCGGTCATCAAGGACTTTGAGGAGCAGTTCTTCAAGTACATGGACGACCGGTATCCAGAGATCAAGAGAGAGATCCACGAGACAGGGAACTTCTCGGAGGAGACAGAGGCTCTGATGAGAAAGGGAATCGAAGAATTCAAGGAGAAAGGATTTATCAATGGCTGA
- the atpD gene encoding F0F1 ATP synthase subunit beta, with protein MEEKSLNKGIIREIIGPVIDIKFDQEHLPELLNAIHIKLDENTTIVAEVAQHKGDDEVRCIALSSTDGLARGMEALDTGNPIQVPVGQEVLGRLFNVLGDPIDEKGDVPTENRAPIHRPAPPFEDQDTSSQMFETGIKVIDLIAPYTRGGKVGLFGGAGVGKTVLIQELINNIATEHGGISVFAGVGERTREGNDLYGEMTESGVLAKTAMVFGQMNEPPGARMRVALTGLTMAEYFRDKEKQDVLLFIDNIFRFTQAGSEVSALLGRVPSAVGYQPTLANEMGALQERITSTKDGSITSVQAVYVPADDLTDPAPATTFAHLDATTVLDRAITELGIYPAVDPLASTSRILDPLIVGQEHYEVARGVQEVLQKYKDLQDIIAILGMDELSEEDKVTVARARKVQRFLSQPFTVAEQFTGMEGKYVPIKETVRGFKEILEGKHDEIPEDLFLFAGGIDEVVAKFEASRK; from the coding sequence ATGGAGGAAAAATCATTGAACAAGGGTATTATACGTGAGATCATTGGACCTGTCATCGATATCAAGTTCGACCAGGAACATCTACCTGAGCTTCTGAACGCCATCCATATCAAGCTGGACGAGAATACCACCATCGTTGCCGAGGTTGCGCAACACAAGGGAGACGACGAGGTGAGATGTATTGCTTTGTCCTCCACAGATGGACTGGCCAGAGGCATGGAAGCCCTCGACACGGGCAACCCCATTCAGGTACCTGTCGGACAGGAGGTTTTGGGACGCCTGTTCAACGTACTTGGCGATCCGATCGATGAGAAGGGAGATGTCCCCACAGAAAACAGAGCTCCGATCCACAGACCGGCACCTCCGTTCGAAGATCAGGATACATCTTCACAGATGTTTGAAACCGGAATCAAGGTCATCGACCTGATCGCGCCCTACACCAGAGGTGGTAAGGTAGGTCTGTTCGGCGGTGCGGGCGTAGGCAAAACCGTACTGATTCAGGAGCTGATCAACAACATTGCGACCGAGCACGGCGGTATTTCCGTATTCGCCGGTGTAGGGGAGCGTACTCGTGAAGGAAACGACCTATACGGTGAGATGACCGAGTCCGGCGTTCTGGCCAAGACCGCCATGGTATTCGGACAGATGAACGAGCCGCCAGGAGCCAGAATGCGTGTAGCGCTGACCGGCTTGACCATGGCGGAGTACTTCCGTGACAAAGAGAAACAGGACGTGCTCCTGTTCATCGACAATATCTTCAGATTCACTCAGGCGGGTTCTGAGGTGTCGGCACTGCTGGGCCGTGTGCCTTCCGCAGTAGGTTATCAGCCGACGCTGGCCAACGAGATGGGTGCGCTGCAGGAGAGGATCACGTCCACCAAGGACGGATCCATCACATCGGTACAGGCGGTTTACGTCCCGGCCGATGACCTGACAGACCCGGCTCCGGCCACCACCTTCGCCCATCTGGATGCGACGACAGTACTTGACCGTGCTATCACCGAGCTGGGCATCTACCCGGCGGTCGACCCGCTGGCATCCACCTCCAGGATCCTGGATCCACTGATCGTGGGGCAGGAGCACTACGAAGTGGCCCGTGGAGTGCAGGAAGTTCTTCAGAAATACAAGGATCTGCAGGACATCATCGCCATCCTGGGTATGGACGAGTTGTCGGAGGAGGACAAGGTCACCGTTGCCCGTGCCAGAAAGGTACAGAGATTCCTGTCTCAGCCCTTTACGGTAGCGGAGCAGTTCACCGGCATGGAAGGCAAGTACGTTCCCATCAAGGAGACGGTCCGTGGCTTCAAGGAGATCCTGGAAGGTAAGCACGACGAAATCCCGGAGGATCTGTTCCTGTTCGCAGGCGGCATAGACGAGGTCGTAGCGAAGTTCGAAGCCTCCAGAAAGTAG
- a CDS encoding DUF4854 domain-containing protein — protein MMSKTIRTPLVLALIAAVLVVMTACGGNTLEKYFNEHPEEAKKVEKAMNASGSGLMECSFSAKENTANYILKFTKTYSESDVAQLKNALEKQCERDNDRYVSLIKQMEESTGLEGITCHIEYQNGDGSVIFETDISQK, from the coding sequence ATGATGAGCAAAACAATTCGTACGCCACTGGTTCTGGCGTTGATAGCTGCCGTGCTAGTAGTCATGACCGCCTGCGGCGGGAACACCCTGGAGAAGTACTTCAATGAGCACCCGGAGGAGGCCAAGAAGGTAGAGAAGGCCATGAACGCCTCTGGCAGCGGGCTGATGGAGTGCTCCTTCAGTGCCAAAGAAAATACTGCCAACTATATCCTGAAGTTCACCAAGACCTATTCAGAGAGTGATGTAGCGCAGTTGAAGAATGCACTTGAGAAGCAGTGCGAGCGTGACAACGACAGATACGTCTCCTTGATCAAGCAGATGGAGGAGAGTACTGGACTGGAGGGAATCACCTGCCACATTGAATACCAGAACGGCGATGGATCCGTCATCTTTGAGACAGACATCTCGCAGAAGTAA
- a CDS encoding helix-turn-helix transcriptional regulator, translated as MRIRRDEGTRDELDGIDVELIAAVSDALAHPVRLALFRHIMQCNKNMEAVCTGDLVAYFDYAQATISQHMKRLVRSGIVDTHKVDKYTYYYANLGTLMRYINATKKFSVL; from the coding sequence ATGAGGATCAGACGAGACGAGGGAACACGGGATGAACTGGACGGGATCGATGTAGAACTCATCGCTGCCGTTTCCGATGCACTGGCGCACCCGGTCAGGCTGGCTTTGTTCCGCCACATCATGCAGTGTAACAAGAACATGGAGGCGGTGTGCACCGGCGATCTGGTGGCGTATTTTGACTATGCCCAGGCGACCATCTCCCAGCACATGAAGCGCCTGGTGCGCTCCGGCATCGTGGACACCCACAAGGTGGACAAGTACACCTACTACTACGCCAACCTGGGAACGCTGATGCGGTACATCAACGCCACGAAAAAATTCAGTGTGTTATAA
- the atpH gene encoding ATP synthase F1 subunit delta: MELEAAMTYANALYGAASDLGHISEVREEICEISRLTRDEKEFGDLLTNPGMAKEKKKAMLQAVFEGKVHQEVMNFLYILIDKDRIHGFHRMVRQYCKIDDEMNATSDGVIYSAVELSEEQLAKFEEEAGKLLHKTVKLRNKLDPKLIGGIKLFVDGKVVDASLASRLEALTDKIRNS, from the coding sequence ATGGAATTAGAAGCTGCAATGACATATGCGAACGCGCTTTACGGTGCTGCTTCTGATCTGGGACATATCAGCGAAGTCAGAGAGGAGATCTGCGAGATCAGCCGACTGACCAGAGATGAGAAAGAGTTCGGTGACCTGCTCACCAACCCGGGCATGGCCAAGGAAAAGAAAAAAGCCATGCTGCAGGCAGTCTTTGAAGGTAAGGTGCATCAGGAAGTCATGAACTTTCTGTACATTCTTATTGATAAGGACAGGATCCACGGGTTCCATCGCATGGTTCGTCAATACTGCAAGATCGACGACGAGATGAATGCGACCAGCGATGGTGTAATTTACTCGGCTGTAGAGCTGTCGGAGGAGCAGCTGGCCAAATTCGAAGAAGAAGCTGGCAAGCTGTTGCACAAGACCGTCAAGCTGCGCAACAAGCTGGATCCGAAGCTCATCGGCGGTATCAAGTTGTTTGTGGACGGCAAGGTCGTGGACGCCTCATTGGCCTCCAGGCTGGAAGCCCTCACTGATAAGATCAGAAACAGCTAG
- a CDS encoding iron-containing alcohol dehydrogenase, which produces MRNFTYYSPTRIVFGQDTEKQAGELCKTCGGSRVFVVYGGGSARKSGLLDRVAESLEEAGLTHMESGGVLPNPRVSTARRMVKEAIDFGADFILGVGGGSVIDTAKAVAHGVANPDTDIWDFWTKKVPLTKSLPVGAIPTLAAAGSETSDSSVLTLDDQEPWTKRGINTEFNRCQFTIMNPALTQTLPVYQIASGVADIFMHTDERYFTTVLGNHLSDEMAEGLFRDITKYGPIGVKDPSNYEAMSEIMWCGSVSHIGLTGLGAKGDTPRDGDWAIHQLGMALSALFDVTHGPSLSAVWGSWARFVKDENPARFAQLGRRVFGVTAADDNIAADQAIDAVENFYHSIDMPTSLHELMGRELSQEELEAAARECSYNYTRKIGTFRVLDADDMLAIYRAAQ; this is translated from the coding sequence ATGCGAAATTTCACATACTATTCCCCTACCCGGATCGTATTCGGGCAGGACACAGAGAAACAGGCCGGAGAACTCTGCAAGACCTGCGGCGGCAGCCGGGTGTTCGTAGTTTACGGCGGGGGCTCTGCCAGGAAGAGTGGCCTTCTGGACCGCGTGGCTGAGAGCCTGGAGGAGGCAGGACTGACCCACATGGAGAGCGGTGGGGTTCTTCCTAATCCCCGTGTTTCCACAGCACGTCGGATGGTGAAGGAAGCCATCGACTTCGGCGCAGATTTCATTTTGGGCGTCGGCGGAGGCTCTGTTATCGACACGGCCAAGGCGGTGGCCCATGGGGTTGCCAACCCGGATACGGACATCTGGGATTTCTGGACCAAAAAGGTTCCTCTCACAAAGTCTCTTCCGGTAGGTGCAATCCCCACCCTGGCCGCAGCCGGCTCAGAGACCTCGGACTCCTCCGTCCTCACGTTGGACGACCAGGAGCCCTGGACCAAGCGCGGCATCAACACCGAGTTCAACCGCTGCCAGTTCACCATCATGAACCCCGCCCTCACCCAGACCCTGCCTGTATATCAGATCGCCTCCGGCGTGGCAGATATTTTCATGCACACGGACGAGCGCTACTTCACCACGGTCCTGGGGAACCATCTGTCGGACGAGATGGCAGAGGGACTTTTCCGGGATATCACCAAGTACGGCCCCATAGGGGTGAAAGATCCTTCCAATTATGAGGCTATGAGCGAGATCATGTGGTGCGGCTCTGTCTCTCACATCGGCCTCACCGGACTGGGGGCCAAGGGGGATACTCCCCGGGACGGGGATTGGGCCATCCACCAGCTGGGCATGGCATTGTCTGCCCTCTTTGACGTGACCCATGGCCCTTCCCTCTCAGCGGTGTGGGGCAGCTGGGCACGCTTTGTGAAAGACGAGAACCCGGCGAGGTTCGCGCAGCTGGGCCGCCGGGTATTCGGAGTGACTGCCGCAGATGACAACATTGCCGCGGACCAGGCCATCGACGCCGTGGAGAACTTCTACCACAGCATCGACATGCCTACCAGCCTCCACGAACTGATGGGACGCGAGCTCTCTCAGGAAGAGCTGGAAGCTGCCGCCAGGGAGTGCTCCTACAACTACACCCGCAAGATTGGCACCTTCCGGGTGCTGGATGCGGACGATATGCTGGCCATCTACAGGGCCGCACAGTAG
- a CDS encoding MBL fold metallo-hydrolase, which translates to MGLAFCSFASGSSGNCYMIRSEKTTVLMDVGIAGKYVLAGLERNGLEIEDVDGILLTHEHTDHVQSLRMIGRKAENAEVHASRGTLLSVKDKLPAGRVHEVHIDEDFYIGDILVIPFDLSHDATEPMGYSLLAGDRQVTVVTDTGYLTDEIMNHIRTADLLVLEANHEVNILKMGPYPWPLKQRILGEEGHLSNETAAGAVCEMLRNRREGRPVPKILLAHLSRENNTPQQAYITVQNILFEKGFYVNRDLELSVLPRDEESPLIEV; encoded by the coding sequence ATGGGACTAGCGTTTTGTTCCTTTGCCAGCGGCAGTTCCGGGAACTGCTATATGATCAGGAGTGAGAAGACCACCGTGCTGATGGATGTGGGGATCGCCGGGAAGTATGTGCTGGCGGGGCTGGAGAGAAACGGTCTGGAGATCGAGGACGTGGACGGGATCCTGCTCACCCACGAGCACACAGACCACGTGCAGAGCCTGCGCATGATCGGACGAAAGGCGGAGAATGCAGAGGTACACGCCTCCCGGGGGACACTGTTGTCAGTGAAGGATAAGCTGCCTGCAGGCCGTGTCCACGAGGTGCACATCGATGAAGATTTCTACATCGGAGATATTCTGGTCATACCCTTTGACCTGTCTCACGACGCCACGGAGCCCATGGGGTATTCCCTGCTGGCAGGAGACCGGCAGGTGACGGTGGTGACAGACACCGGATATCTCACCGACGAGATCATGAACCACATAAGAACCGCCGATCTTCTGGTGCTGGAGGCCAACCACGAGGTGAACATCCTGAAGATGGGGCCTTACCCCTGGCCGCTGAAGCAGCGGATCCTGGGCGAGGAGGGGCACCTGTCCAACGAGACCGCTGCCGGGGCGGTGTGCGAGATGCTCCGAAACAGGCGGGAGGGAAGGCCGGTGCCGAAGATCCTGCTGGCACACCTTTCCAGAGAGAACAACACACCTCAGCAGGCGTATATCACGGTGCAGAACATCCTGTTTGAAAAGGGGTTCTATGTGAACCGGGATCTGGAACTTTCGGTACTTCCACGGGATGAAGAGAGTCCATTGATCGAGGTGTGA
- the atpE gene encoding ATP synthase F0 subunit C gives MGGLIGIGAGLAIGLAALGVGIGQGLVASNALSGMSRQPEISGKLTTTMIVGMAIMETALVLAFVIAIMLFGKI, from the coding sequence ATGGGAGGACTTATCGGAATCGGCGCTGGCCTGGCAATCGGACTTGCTGCACTGGGAGTTGGAATCGGACAGGGACTTGTCGCTAGTAACGCACTGTCGGGCATGTCCAGACAGCCTGAGATCTCTGGAAAACTGACCACCACAATGATCGTTGGTATGGCTATCATGGAGACCGCGCTTGTTCTGGCGTTCGTCATCGCCATCATGCTGTTCGGCAAGATCTAA